The DNA sequence TGCTCCTCCAATGGTGCCTCAGGAAAGAAAGGTACCTGCGGTGTTTCAAAACAGATCACAGGCCCTGACTGAATTCTAAAAGATTCATTCAGATTCTGGAAAGGTGAATCAGTGAATTTTCACAATCCACTTCTCAAGGCTCCAATGTGAGCAGCACGGCCTGGGGATCAGATTCTCTTACCTGCGTTCCAGGCGGGAGGGTCACTCGCTGGAAAGGATTCATCTGCCGCCTCATCAATGGCATTCATGGGACGCTTGCCTGATATGTCGGAGATGATCGTCAACAGCAGCGACGCGGATTCCAGACATTCAACTGCATGTGGTTCAGCGTGAGGTAGATGCAATAACTTGCCTGCGGTCAGCTCATGTGATTCACCCAGGCAGTTGAATTTTACGCGGCCTTCGAGGCATTGAATTGTGATAATGCCGGGCGCTGTGTGCTCAGGCAAAGATTTTCCAGACTGTAAAACCAGGCGAATGACCTGGAACTCTTCCGTTTTGACCAGCGTGGTTGTTTTAGCTGACTCCAGATCCGCCCCCAGCGGGCTTACGTCAACCACTTCACCCGCTTTGGCATGTGAAAGTGTCATGACTGCTATCCTTCTGTTAGAGTCTATGGCTTCTTCAGTAATCCAGTAGTGATTACCAAATCAGGCACGCGAACTGTAAAGCTGGCGGGTGCCTGTATTCATTGTAAGGCTCCAGACGCGTACAGAAAAGGGGCGATTGCCAAAAGGGGCCGAGAAGCCGTTTAACTTTGCTGCATCTGCTGCACACCCCTCTCCAGAATCTGCTGCGCTGACAGGCTGATCTTGGGATCACACAATTCCCAGGGGGTTTCGCCGGTCCGGATACAATGTGCAAAATGTTCCGTCGCTGTCTGCAGGGTAAGCACTGGACACTCGACTTTCACCTCTGTTCCCAGAGGTTCGTCTTCGGTAGCCAGCATCAGTCTTCCTTTTTTATGCGGTTCGACAATCAAGGTTCCCTGGGTGCCATAGATCGCGGTTGCGTAAGCTGTCAGTTTACCGACTTGTGACCAGGACCCTTCCGCGGTTGCAATCCCGTGCGGGTACTGCATGACGATCAGCGCATTGTCTTCTACACCAAGCGGGGCAGGGCGGTACTGTCCTCCCAGGCCGGTGACTGAATCCGGTTCTCCCAGCAGATTACTGGCCAGGACACAGCCGTAACAGCAGTAATCCATCATGGCGCCGGCACCATTCAGCTCTGCATCAAAGAGCCATTCACAGAAATAATCGCTGCAGCCCAGTTCTTTAGGGCCGGCATGGGCGGCCCGGTATTTCACCTGCCAGAGGTCTCCGATGCCACCCGCTTTGGCAAAGGCAATCGCATGTTGCATCTGGGGCCACCAGGCGAAAGGCCAGTTGACCATCAGGCACAGATCTTTTGCTTGAGCTGCAGTCAGCATCGCTTCAGCCTGCGCGAGACTCGCAGCCATCGGCTTTTCGATCATCACGTGCAGCCCCCGTTCCAAGGCCAGTAGTGTCAGTTCCGCCCCGGCTTTGTTACTGCTGAAAATGAAGACGCCATCCAGCTCCTGTTCGCTCAATAGTTCTTCAGGTGTTTCATAAACGGGGCATCCAAATTCGCTCTGAATGCGTTCCCGCAAGGCCTGATTGGTATCAAAGGCTCCCACGAGTTCCGCATTTGCAGAATGCGTCAACTGGGGCAGATGATCCCAGACGTGGTCATGAATTAAGCCGAGAACTCCGATGCGTACTGGTGATTGTGACATGCTGTAGCTCTATATTTAAAGGAGAAGGATGAGTTATTGATTTTCCTGCTGAAAGAATTCGGTGAAACTCTGTCTGATCTGTTCGATTTGCGTTTCCGTATAGTCGAGTCGTTCTGCCTTTCCCCAGACGGGAGCCGGCCAGTAAGGATCAGTATGTTTCCGCCCAATCACATGAATGTGCAACTGGCTGACCACATTGCCCAGCGTGGCGATATTTAATTTATCCGGTTCACAGTGTTGTTGCAGGTAACGGGCAACCAGATTCACCTCGCTCAGAATTGCGGTCTGCTGTGCGAAGGGGAGTCGCGTCAGCTCAATATCCTCGCAGTGGGGAACCAGAATGAACCAGTCGACCAGCGCATTGTTCATCAACAACAGTCGCGATTCCGTCAGCTCAGAGATGGGGTGGCAGTCTGCCTGCAGGCGTGCGTCCAGTTCCATGGGAATTCCTTTTTCATGAACCATGTTTTACTTGTTTAACCGGCCCGGTTAATCAGAAAGGTCGCCATCTGGTCGAAAAACATTTCCAGAGTCTGGCGAATTTCCGCGGGAACTTCTGTCTCAGTCATGGCGGCAGTCATCAGCTCCATCCAGCGATCTCGGGCACTCTGGTTGATCGCAAACGGCGCGTGACGCATACGGAGAGCAGGATGTCCCCGCTCCTTTAGATAACGCTGTGGGCCACCGAGTCGATATACCAGAAATTCTTTCAGGCGATATTCTGCGCCATCCAGATCATCTTGCGGGTACATGGGGTTCAGAATGTCGTCCGTTTTCACTCGACGATAAAAGGCAGCGATCAGCTGCTCCAGTTGGACTTCCCCCAGATGGTCAAAGATTTCTTCCAGTGCGATCTGATTCATCGAGCTTCGCGTTTCCTCTATGGTGCCGTATATTTCTCTCTGTACTTAAAATTTGGCAGAACGTAGTAGGGCCTGCCGTTGAATTGGTGTATCTTAGGTTTTACAGGTTCAGATTCCTACCCTCCCGTAGTTCTGAGCTGGATGCACTCTTAAAGTCATTTCAATGGAGAAGTGATGTACTCCCGAATCTGTTGTCTGTTGACTCTCCTTGTTTTAACGTGCCACTCTGAACTGGGAGCGGGAGAACCTGTCTGGAAGAACTTCACTGCCAGCCCCTGGTTTGAAGAGCAGATCTCGTATCAGCATCTTGAACCCGATGTGCGTGCCATCATCGTCGCTCCGCTTCCCCGTCGCATTGCAGTCGAGAAGCCGACTCGCGTTGTGTTCTTCGCGACTCCCAATGGAAATACGATCGAACAGACACTGGGGTGTCAAAAACAGGAAGGACGCGACTGGCATTTTCAGATCCAGCAGATTGCCGCTCAGCACCGCCAGTGGCAGGCCTGGAATCCCCGGGAGAATCTGATCCTGGTCTGTCTGGAAGCCGAAGGTCTCAGCTGGCCACGCTGGCGGGCGCGTCACTCGGACAACCCTGTATTAATTCAGAACATCATTCGCAGCATTCTGTCTGAGATTCCGCTGAAAACACCACGGCTCACGCTGGCCTGTCACAGTGGGGGTGGCAGTTTTATGTGGGGATTTCTCAATGGCGCAGAACAGATTTCAGAACAGGTCGATCGGTTTCTCTTTCTGGATGCGAACTACTCTTTCAGTGTCGCGGATCAGCATGGTCAGAAGTTTCTGAACTGGCTCCAGGGGGATGAGAAACGCTGCCTGATTGTGATCTGTTATGATGACCGCAACGTACTCTTCCAGGGCAAGAAGGTCATCGGCCCGACGGGAGGCACTTACCGCGCGACGGGCCGCATGCGCGATCGGTTTGCCCGCGAGTTGAAGTTCCAGGAAACTCACTCGGGAGATTTACAGATCGCATCTGCCCTCAACGGCCGGTTGACTCTGATCACGCACCTTAATCCGCAGAATCGAATTCTGCATACCGCGCTGGTAGGCGACATGAACGGATACCTTTACGGTATGACAGTAAATACTCCACCCGGCCAGCAGATCAAATTACCGCAGGGACCCCGTCAGTATGTCCTCTGGATCCAACCGGAACCCTTCAAGGAACCGGTAGTGGAGAAGGCCGATTAAAACAGTGGCGCTTTCCCCAACTGGCGACGTATGACCGCCCACTGGCCGGCATGCATCATCCAGTGAGTCGCTTCTCCTGCAAAAATACAACCAACTGTTGGTCCCAGGTAGTTCACTTTTTCCGGCGCTGGTTGAGACAGCTGCTCATCACTCAGTGTCGCCAGCAGCTTTGAACTGGCTTCGCGCTGCTCGTGCATCAGCTGGAGATATTCGGCTTTACTCAGGAAGTCTCCCGGCTCATCACTGGCAGCGGTTTCTCTGGTGTGTCGTTCCGCAAATCCTGCGGGCAGCGCAGGCATCGCATCGGGGGCGACTTCCGATACATGCATGTGCTCACTCTGAATCAGGTGCCCCAGCTGCCAGGCGATGTGGTTCATGTTCTCTGCGGGTCTCACCAGCAATTCTGCGTCGGTCAGATCATCCAGGTACATGTTGACGACTGTGGTCGGAAGTTGCAGGGCTGCGGTAATGTGTTCTGCCAGGCTCATTATATGGCTCTCACTATCAAACAGGGATGATTCAGATTCGAGTAAATGCGATTATTGAAAAGCGACGGTTAGAGAATTTCCACGGGTTGTTTGCGCGGCGCCCAGAGCGCTTCGGCAAACTTGACACGACAGGTCTGACCGCGGTAGCGGGCCAGGTTCTCTTTTCCCTGCAGGGCTCCGTTGGATTGTGCGGGATCGTACTCGACGTTGCGTTGTAATGCCATATAACGTCCCAGCCATTCCTGAGATTTCTCCCAGTAATCCGTCACATCCACGAATGTGTCGGGTTCAAACCCAATGGTATGGCCCGGACCGTTATCGTAGTGATAAATCTTGCGCGGTCCTCTGAACCGATCCTCGTTCAGAACCCGTCCTCCATGATTCAAGGCGATTTTACTCAGCTGGGAGGCCACTGTGTGGTCGTGATGATGATCAAATTCCCAGAGCTGCAATGCGATGTCGGGTTTGATGTCGAGTACCGCGGCAGCCACTTTTTCTTTGGTTGCCTGATTGGTGTCATACCGGTGTGAGGCAAAATCCAGATAACGGGTTTCAATGCCGTAGTCCCGGGCAATGCGGACGACCCCCTCTTTAAATTCCGCTTCCCGCCCCTTGGTCGGGGGCCAGTTACTGTAGTCGCCGATCAGAATCAGCTGTACCACACGGTAGTTCTTGGCAACCGCCTGCAGCATGATCCCGGGGACGCCGTAAGCGCAGTCATCAAAGTGGGCTCCGATGGCGAGTAGTGTTTTCTGATCAGCCATGTCCGATATACTCCCTTCGAAGGAATCGTTTAAAATACAGAACCGCATCCGTTTGAATGTCGTATCTGATCATACCTGAGCAGGGCTGTGGTCGCTATGAATATGGGGCGGGATAGAAAAAGAAGGAGCCCGACCAGAAACATTGTTCTGGCCGGGCCTGGTTGATCAGAGTGCGCCTGATCGAGTAGTTTAGGCAGGACGTTTTTTAAGCGGGCGGGAGGTTATGCCAGTTCCGCGCGTTTGCTGGAACTGTTAATGAAAAACTCAAGGTATTCGGACTGGGCAATGATCAGGTCAAACAGTTCCTCAGCTGCCTCGAGGTTTTTGGTTTCAATAATATCTTTGACTGCTTCACACAAGTTTTGCGCGGGAGTGTAAATGTCGACCGGTGTTGCTTCCGACAGCTCACCCAGGGCACTCTTCAGATTATGAGCGAATGCCTGTTTGAGCTCTTCCCGGTCACGGGTTTTATATATGACCCCGGTGATCCCGAGTTTCTTTGCCAGTTCCAGTCGTTCCTGTTGTCGATTCTGAGTCTGGTTACCGGGCTGGATCGATGTCATCAGGAAATACATGGGGGCTTCAAGTTGGCCATCGTCGTTATAACGCTCCTGTTTCTGTACCTTGAGGAACAGATCCAGGCCGTCCAGCTCACGCATTACCAGTTCCGAGAACACGATTTTGATCTCGCTGTCCTGTTCCAGGATGGAAAGGGCTTCAAAACCGGAAGAGGCACAGATGACTTCATAACCCAACTCTTCCAGTAACCTGGTATGCACGTAGCAGGTATATCC is a window from the Gimesia benthica genome containing:
- a CDS encoding Gfo/Idh/MocA family protein — encoded protein: MSQSPVRIGVLGLIHDHVWDHLPQLTHSANAELVGAFDTNQALRERIQSEFGCPVYETPEELLSEQELDGVFIFSSNKAGAELTLLALERGLHVMIEKPMAASLAQAEAMLTAAQAKDLCLMVNWPFAWWPQMQHAIAFAKAGGIGDLWQVKYRAAHAGPKELGCSDYFCEWLFDAELNGAGAMMDYCCYGCVLASNLLGEPDSVTGLGGQYRPAPLGVEDNALIVMQYPHGIATAEGSWSQVGKLTAYATAIYGTQGTLIVEPHKKGRLMLATEDEPLGTEVKVECPVLTLQTATEHFAHCIRTGETPWELCDPKISLSAQQILERGVQQMQQS
- a CDS encoding response regulator, producing the protein MKVLVVDDVGYTCYVHTRLLEELGYEVICASSGFEALSILEQDSEIKIVFSELVMRELDGLDLFLKVQKQERYNDDGQLEAPMYFLMTSIQPGNQTQNRQQERLELAKKLGITGVIYKTRDREELKQAFAHNLKSALGELSEATPVDIYTPAQNLCEAVKDIIETKNLEAAEELFDLIIAQSEYLEFFINSSSKRAELA
- a CDS encoding PIG-L deacetylase family protein; the encoded protein is MADQKTLLAIGAHFDDCAYGVPGIMLQAVAKNYRVVQLILIGDYSNWPPTKGREAEFKEGVVRIARDYGIETRYLDFASHRYDTNQATKEKVAAAVLDIKPDIALQLWEFDHHHDHTVASQLSKIALNHGGRVLNEDRFRGPRKIYHYDNGPGHTIGFEPDTFVDVTDYWEKSQEWLGRYMALQRNVEYDPAQSNGALQGKENLARYRGQTCRVKFAEALWAPRKQPVEIL
- a CDS encoding globin domain-containing protein is translated as MNQIALEEIFDHLGEVQLEQLIAAFYRRVKTDDILNPMYPQDDLDGAEYRLKEFLVYRLGGPQRYLKERGHPALRMRHAPFAINQSARDRWMELMTAAMTETEVPAEIRQTLEMFFDQMATFLINRAG
- a CDS encoding cupin domain-containing protein translates to MTLSHAKAGEVVDVSPLGADLESAKTTTLVKTEEFQVIRLVLQSGKSLPEHTAPGIITIQCLEGRVKFNCLGESHELTAGKLLHLPHAEPHAVECLESASLLLTIISDISGKRPMNAIDEAADESFPASDPPAWNAGKRI
- a CDS encoding HIT domain-containing protein, whose protein sequence is MELDARLQADCHPISELTESRLLLMNNALVDWFILVPHCEDIELTRLPFAQQTAILSEVNLVARYLQQHCEPDKLNIATLGNVVSQLHIHVIGRKHTDPYWPAPVWGKAERLDYTETQIEQIRQSFTEFFQQENQ
- a CDS encoding DinB family protein; its protein translation is MSLAEHITAALQLPTTVVNMYLDDLTDAELLVRPAENMNHIAWQLGHLIQSEHMHVSEVAPDAMPALPAGFAERHTRETAASDEPGDFLSKAEYLQLMHEQREASSKLLATLSDEQLSQPAPEKVNYLGPTVGCIFAGEATHWMMHAGQWAVIRRQLGKAPLF